Below is a genomic region from Raphanus sativus cultivar WK10039 chromosome 4, ASM80110v3, whole genome shotgun sequence.
ATCCACTAAAGACTGCACCTCCTCCAAGAGTTTTAGGGTAAAGCAGAGCACTAGCCAAGGTTAATGCCCCTGTAAGTAAGAAAACGATAGTCAGTAGATGCAAGACTATATATcaagagaaaatgaaaaaaagggAGATCACCTCCTTGGCTAAATCCACAGATATACACGTTTTCTGGCTTGATTCCTCCTGCAATCTCCTTATCTATAACAGCATGAACGTTCTTAACTGCTTCAAGCACACTGCTTTCATCATTTGGAGAGGCCTATCACATAAAAGCCACACACTTAGATACAATCGTAAGAATGCAATAAAGGTTCTttcttttaactattaaaactaCTCAGAAACCATTAACAAGTTAAAGAGTAAGAGACAGTTTGTTACCGCGGTAAGAGGAAGCTCACGGATGTCAAACCAAGAAGGCATCACCATACCATCTACACAAGAGGACAAGAAGACACAATCAAGACAAACTAAAGATTTCTACAGGATAACGAGATTCACAACACTGATAAACACATCCTTGATCTATTAAAATTTAGGAACTTTAAAAAGATCAAATCTTACGATTGCAGGAGACTGGATTCGGAGGAGCGGATGGGAAGAGCCATTTGGTGTTGCTAAACTCGGGAGACTTGAAAAGTGTCTTGATGGGTTCGTTGGCAGGTCCGGAATCTCCAAGCCCGTGAAGCCACAAGATGAAGGTTCTTCGAGCCATGGAGTCTGAAGAAgagggagatgatgatgatgagtaaGGCTTGTCTTCGAAGAAGAATGCGAAGAAGAGGACGGTGCTCAACAGTGAGATCGAGAAGAGAACGATCGGTTTCGTCAATGTGCTTGTTCGCATGTCAATATCGATCCTGCCTTCGCCATTTTACTCGGGAGACAGATCTCTCaaagttgtgttttttttttatgacagAAGCAAAGAGATGTTTGCTAAATGACCAAAATACCCTCGGTGTTTATTTTTTGGCTATGTTCTGTTTCTTTTCATGACGTGCAGGCAAGATTTGATTTAACGTTTTGCAAACTGAAAGAGAAAAGTCTTGAGACATATATACAAACATTATAGTTCTCATATTAATTACCAAACAGATACTTGATGAACAATGTTTTTATCATTTGCTTACATGACCagaacaagagaaagagagcTTTTTAAGTAGTAATCAATGTCCCTTCTTCTTTTGTCTTCACAGATAACATGATATTCGTATTGAATGAAAAACATTGCTTTAAGACATTCAGGACGAAGACGACGAGGAACTTTGCATCCGTGACTTGATCCATGACTCTATATACTGTAGCTCCTCGTCGTTCATCCAGTGCGCAAGACCTGGATACGCCTAATCAGATAGAGAGAGAGGCTGTTTTTTAGTATGTTGGACGATCTTTTCTTAGGCCTGTTGAAATAGAAACTTccaaaaatgattttgaaaataCCTTGAATTCACAGGTGACACCGGCTTTTTCAAGAAAAGGAAGAGCAGCTTGACCAGCTTCAAAGAGCACAAGCTCGTCATCAGTCCCATGAGACCACAAGATCGGTGTCTACATTTTCCAAAAACATGGAAGAGACTTAGAAAACTCAAAAAACAATGACAGGAAAAATACAGTTGATGCACCTTTTTAGCTTCTTCTGGAAACTGATTGATCATTGAAGAAGTTAATGGAACCCAACCGCTAAGGACAGCTCCTCCTCCAAGTGTTTTTGGATAAAGAAGAACACTAGCCAATGTTAAAGCACCTGCATTCAGAATCTTAGTGTTAGGAGCCACCAATTGCAAGTGAAGATTCATGAAAAGAGGCaaagagagtagagagagagcAACCTCCTTGGCTTATTCCACAGATAAACACATTTTCTGGTCTCGTTCCTCTAGCAATCTCCTGGTCTATAATCGCATGGACCTTCTTAACAGCTTCAAGAATGCTGGTTTCATCAATTCGAGATCCCTAACACATAAACCAAAGTTACTTACTAGACGTGATCCCGTCAAAtagaatttgtaaaaaaaaaaatgcaagaaTGCTAATATTACATAACGTTACAAAATCCAAGGGTGTGGAAGTAGCTAGCAGTTTAGAGAGTTCAGATCAAGAGAGAAGGAAAGAAATACCGCTCTAAAAGGAAGCTCAGGGACATCAAACCAAGAAGGCATCACCCGACCCTCTGcacaataaaaacaataatgaaaCAAGGATCAAAGATTTTTTTCAGACAACATTTTGATCTTTATATTGGACACCAAACCACAgagcaataaaaaaatatgaatccaAAGAACAAAgacaataaatataacaagGAAGATCGTACGGTTGCAGGTAACGGGATTGTATGGAGCAGAAGGGAAGAGCCACTTAGCGTCACTCAGCTCCGGGGACTTGAAAACTGTCTTGATGTTTTCGTTGGCGGGTCCAGAGTCTCCTAACCCGTGAAGCCACAAGATGAAGGGTCGTCGAGCCATGGCGTCTGAGTTCCGCGAGGAAGAAGAGATACAAAAGAAGCAGTTTCTCAACAGCTTGACCATCAGAGAAGAACGACTTGTATGTACGGTACCTTGCGCTATTTTTCTTATAGTGATATATCTGAAAAGTCTTGTCGACGACTTTTTAAATCTCAAAA
It encodes:
- the LOC130510707 gene encoding carboxylesterase SOBER1 isoform X1 produces the protein MVKLLRNCFFCISSSSRNSDAMARRPFILWLHGLGDSGPANENIKTVFKSPELSDAKWLFPSAPYNPVTCNQGRVMPSWFDVPELPFRAGSRIDETSILEAVKKVHAIIDQEIARGTRPENVFICGISQGGALTLASVLLYPKTLGGGAVLSGWVPLTSSMINQFPEEAKKTPILWSHGTDDELVLFEAGQAALPFLEKAGVTCEFKAYPGLAHWMNDEELQYIESWIKSRMQSSSSSSS
- the LOC108854672 gene encoding probable carboxylesterase SOBER1-like isoform X1 yields the protein MRTSTLTKPIVLFSISLLSTVLFFAFFFEDKPYSSSSSPSSSDSMARRTFILWLHGLGDSGPANEPIKTLFKSPEFSNTKWLFPSAPPNPVSCNHGMVMPSWFDIRELPLTAASPNDESSVLEAVKNVHAVIDKEIAGGIKPENVYICGFSQGGALTLASALLYPKTLGGGAVFSGWVPFNSSVINQFTKDAIKVSICCCFFLFLVKFFIFLVTVFNFLCICRRQSCGLMGLMTRLYYSKLVKQLFLSFNKLVSLVNLRHIQILDTRLVIMSFSIWSHGSNRGC
- the LOC108854672 gene encoding probable carboxylesterase SOBER1-like isoform X2 codes for the protein MRTSTLTKPIVLFSISLLSTVLFFAFFFEDKPYSSSSSPSSSDSMARRTFILWLHGLGDSGPANEPIKTLFKSPEFSNTKWLFPSAPPNPVSCNHGMVMPSWFDIRELPLTAASPNDESSVLEAVKNVHAVIDKEIAGGIKPENVYICGFSQGGALTLASALLYPKTLGGGAVFSGWVPFNSSVINQFTKDAIKTPILWSHGIDDKTVLFEAGQAALPFLQQAGVTCEFKAYPDLGHSISNNELQYLESWIKQRMLSSSSSSS
- the LOC130510707 gene encoding carboxylesterase SOBER1 isoform X2 yields the protein MVKLLRNCFFCISSSSRNSDAMARRPFILWLHGLGDSGPANENIKTVFKSPELSDAKWLFPSAPYNPVTCNQGRVMPSWFDVPELPFRAGSRIDETSILEAVKKVHAIIDQEIARGTRPENVFICGISQGGALTLASVLLYPKTLGGGAVLSGWVPLTSSMINQFPEEAKKTPILWSHGTDDELVLFEAGQAALPFLEKAGVTCEFKVLRTG